A region of Sugiyamaella lignohabitans strain CBS 10342 chromosome A, complete sequence DNA encodes the following proteins:
- the RPN9 gene encoding proteasome regulatory particle lid subunit RPN9 (Non-ATPase regulatory subunit of the 26S proteasome; similar to putative proteasomal subunits in other species; null mutant is temperature sensitive and exhibits cell cycle and proteasome assembly defects; protein abundance increases in response to DNA replication stress; relocalizes to the cytosol in response to hypoxia; GO_component: GO:0005829 - cytosol [Evidence IDA] [PMID 22932476]; GO_component: GO:0005634 - nucleus [Evidence IDA] [PMID 22932476]; GO_component: GO:0000502 - proteasome complex [Evidence IEA]; GO_component: GO:0008541 - proteasome regulatory particle, lid subcomplex [Evidence IDA] [PMID 11742986]; GO_component: GO:0008541 - proteasome regulatory particle, lid subcomplex [Evidence IDA] [PMID 9741626]; GO_component: GO:0034515 - proteasome storage granule [Evidence IDA] [PMID 18504300]; GO_function: GO:0005198 - structural molecule activity [Evidence IMP] [PMID 10490597]; GO_process: GO:0043248 - proteasome assembly [Evidence IMP] [PMID 10490597]; GO_process: GO:0006511 - ubiquitin-dependent protein catabolic process [Evidence IMP] [PMID 10490597]) yields the protein MLTKSRLWHQLTDVLKEFYGSPLSADLRLRVFTQFVSSFQTKINQLSLVSFALASAAQCADSGEALQFVSNIVDKVNSPESVDAYIYAQIELARVKLSLQDLEGAKTLLDEASKSLDSVIANSNIINAAYYAVSSEYFKLKADFTSYYRNSLLYLACIELKDLSQLQQQQRAYDLAVAALLGDKIYNFGELLLHPILESLKNTEYKWLCDLLFALNAGDIKSFEQLSGHLSKQPLLQNSLPFLRQKICLTALTEAVFQRPTSSRILSFDTIAKETHLVHNEVEHLIMKALSLGLLKGFIDQVAETVIITWVQPRVMNLAQIESMRQRLVKWDSEVKNLGDWIQDAGADIWTN from the coding sequence ATGCTAACAAAGTCCAGGTTATGGCACCAGTTGACAGACGTGTTGAAAGAGTTCTATGGAAGCCCGTTGTCGGCGGATTTGCGGTTGCGGGTGTTTACGCAGTTCGTGTCGTCTTTTCAGACCAAGATTAACCAGTTGAGTCTGGTGTCGTTCGCATTGGCCTCGGCCGCTCAATGTGCTGATAGTGGCGAAGCGTTGCAGTTTGTATCGAATATTGTGGATAAGGTCAACAGCCCCGAGTCGGTGGATGCTTATATCTATGCCCAGATCGAGCTTGCTAGAGTCAAGTTGAGTCTCCAAGATTTAGAAGGTGCCAAGACTTTGCTTGATGAGGCTTCAAAGAGTCTTGATAGCGTGATTGCTAATTCTAATATCATTAATGCTGCGTACTATGCAGTCAGTTCGGAATACTTCAAGCTCAAGGCCGATTTCACCAGCTATTATAGAAACTCGCTGCTTTATCTGGCCTGTATCGAACTTAAAGATCTCAGCCAGctgcaacaacaacagagaGCTTATGATTTAGCAGTGGCTGCGCTGTTAGGAGACAAGATTTATAATTTTGGAGAACTACTTCTTCACCCGATTCTCGAGTCGCTTAAGAACACTGAGTATAAATGGCTGTGTGATTTGCTGTTTGCATTGAATGCTGGAGATATTAAATCATTTGAGCAGTTGAGTGGTCATTTGTCGAAACAGCCCTTGTTACAGAATTCTCTGCCGTTTCTACGACAAAAGATCTGTTTGACAGCGTTGACTGAGGCTGTGTTTCAAAGACCCACGTCGTCGCGTATTCTGAGTTTTGATACGATTGCCAAAGAAACACATCTCGTTCATAACGAGGTCGAGCATCTGATTATGAAGGCACTCAGTCTCGGGTTATTGAAAGGATTCATTGACCAGGTCGCCGAAACCGTCATTATTACCTGGGTGCAACCGCGTGTCATGAACCTCGCCCAAATCGAGAGCATGCGACAACGTCTTGTCAAATGGGACAGCGAGGTCAAGAACCTCGGCGACTGGATCCAGGACGCCGGCGCCGATATCTGGACTAATTAA
- the HTD2 gene encoding hydroxyacyl-thioester dehydratase HTD2 (Mitochondrial 3-hydroxyacyl-thioester dehydratase; involved in fatty acid biosynthesis, required for respiratory growth and for normal mitochondrial morphology; GO_component: GO:0005739 - mitochondrion [Evidence IEA,IEA,IEA]; GO_component: GO:0005739 - mitochondrion [Evidence IDA] [PMID 14562095]; GO_component: GO:0005739 - mitochondrion [Evidence IDA] [PMID 15387819]; GO_component: GO:0005739 - mitochondrion [Evidence IDA] [PMID 16823961]; GO_function: GO:0019171 - 3-hydroxyacyl-[acyl-carrier-protein] dehydratase activity [Evidence IEA]; GO_function: GO:0019171 - 3-hydroxyacyl-[acyl-carrier-protein] dehydratase activity [Evidence IDA] [PMID 15387819]; GO_function: GO:0016829 - lyase activity [Evidence IEA]; GO_function: GO:0016491 - oxidoreductase activity [Evidence IEA]; GO_process: GO:0006633 - fatty acid biosynthetic process [Evidence IEA]; GO_process: GO:0006633 - fatty acid biosynthetic process [Evidence IGI,ISS] [PMID 15387819]; GO_process: GO:0055114 - oxidation-reduction process [Evidence IEA]), giving the protein MVFLKVARQLAPVSGFSARSARFLATAAPTSAIQLSSQGPWKYLDTISPNQSRKLDASLASYLPGVELVPPTGGPAESLPLGQVLPAGSHLVFFNPDTPENQLSSDGYEDFQSPGPRFPNRMWFGGSVEFSKSPLIIGTESTCVESVKSVDHSVKPGLPDTERVSVTLERLLYNNRNPKSTDNFSVREVRTLIYFTEEAGKDRDKIFSRFLQPPANPAYSHSFTPSPVLLFRYSALTFNSHRIHYDPRYSSDVEQLPNVLVHGPLTVTLLLRWLESSVLKDTGKSVKSFTYRSLLPLFVDDELTLCASRINHETNSLEVWIQDYRGSLSVKGAVTLH; this is encoded by the coding sequence ATGGTTTTTTTGAAGGTAGCCCGTCAATTGGCTCCTGTGAGTGGATTTTCGGCCCGTAGTGCCCGGTTTTTGGCGACAGCTGCGCCGACTTCGGCGATACAGCTGTCTTCTCAGGGACCCTGGAAGTACTTGGACACGATATCTCCGAACCAGTCCCGGAAGCTGGATGCGTCGCTTGCTTCGTATCTTCCCGGGGTGGAATTGGTTCCGCCAACTGGAGGACCGGCTGAATCGCTGCCATTGGGCCAGGTGCTGCCAGCAGGATCACATCTGGTATTTTTCAATCCAGATACTCCCGAAAATCAGCTATCAAGTGATGGTTATGAAGACTTCCAGTCGCCAGGTCCTCGGTTCCCGAATAGAATGTGGTTTGGTGGGTCGGTAGAGTTCTCGAAATCTCCTTTGATTATTGGTACAGAGTCGACTTGTGTGGAATCTGTTAAATCTGTCGACCATTCCGTGAAACCTGGTCTGCCGGATACTGAACGGGTATCAGTGACTCTGGAAAGACTTCTTTATAACAATCGAAACCCAAAGTCGACGGATAATTTCTCGGTTCGCGAGGTTCGTACTCTGATATATTtcacagaagaagctggtaAAGATCGCGACAAGATCTTTAGTCGGTTCCTGCAACCGCCAGCCAATCCAGCTTATTCTCACTCTTTCACTCCATCCCCAGTTCTGCTATTCCGGTACTCTGCTCTCACATTCAATAGTCATAGAATCCACTATGACCCTCGTTATTCGAGCGATGTCGAGCAGCTGCCGAACGTGCTTGTTCATGGACCTCTGACTGTCACTTTGCTACTTCGCTGGCTAGAATCGTCGGTTTTAAAAGACACCGGAAAGTCTGTCAAATCCTTCACCTACCGAAGTCTACTTCCTCTCTTCGTCGACGACGAGCTCACTCTGTGTGCCTCACGTATCAACCACGAAACAAACTCGCTCGAAGTCTGGATCCAGGACTACCGAGGCTCTCTCTCTGTTAAGGGTGCTGTTACTCTTCATTAG
- the RPF1 gene encoding Rpf1p (Protein involved in assembly and export of the large ribosomal subunit; nucleolar protein; constituent of 66S pre-ribosomal particles; contains a sigma(70)-like motif, which is thought to bind RNA; GO_component: GO:0005730 - nucleolus [Evidence IEA]; GO_component: GO:0005730 - nucleolus [Evidence IDA] [PMID 11864606]; GO_component: GO:0005730 - nucleolus [Evidence IPI] [PMID 11864607]; GO_component: GO:0005634 - nucleus [Evidence IEA]; GO_component: GO:0030687 - preribosome, large subunit precursor [Evidence IDA] [PMID 11583614]; GO_component: GO:0030687 - preribosome, large subunit precursor [Evidence IDA] [PMID 17443350]; GO_function: GO:0003723 - RNA binding [Evidence IEA]; GO_function: GO:0019843 - rRNA binding [Evidence IEA]; GO_function: GO:0042134 - rRNA primary transcript binding [Evidence IPI] [PMID 11864606]; GO_process: GO:0000466 - maturation of 5.8S rRNA from tricistronic rRNA transcript (SSU-rRNA, 5.8S rRNA, LSU-rRNA) [Evidence IMP] [PMID 11864606]; GO_process: GO:0000463 - maturation of LSU-rRNA from tricistronic rRNA transcript (SSU-rRNA, 5.8S rRNA, LSU-rRNA) [Evidence IMP] [PMID 11864606]; GO_process: GO:0006364 - rRNA processing [Evidence IEA]; GO_process: GO:0000027 - ribosomal large subunit assembly [Evidence IPI] [PMID 11864607]; GO_process: GO:0000055 - ribosomal large subunit export from nucleus [Evidence IMP] [PMID 16581791]; GO_process: GO:0042254 - ribosome biogenesis [Evidence IEA]), whose amino-acid sequence MVSDSASKRLKNVKNKQRRQKLFATIRHEQNKARHTTRKERAKEELKDPTLKEERLAENVTQTIESKRVFDETVNAPVEGDDQFQSYFDGRPPKVLITTNKNAHKEAYEFSELLLEILPGYSNFVKRKPQFEMKDIAKFCANRNYTDVIVINEDKKAVNGLTFMHLPEGPTFYFSVSSLVKTERISGHGRATAHIPELILNNFSTRLGQTVGRLFQSLFPHRPEFEGRQVVTLHNQRDFIFFRRHRYLFKNEERVGLQELGPQFTLRLRRVQKGIRDEIEWQHRPEMDKEKKKFYL is encoded by the coding sequence ATGGTGTCTGATTCGGCCTCGAAACGTTTGAAAAACGTCAAGAATAAGCAGAGGCGTCAGAAGCTGTTCGCCACGATCCGTCATGAACAGAATAAAGCCCGGCATACGACTCGGAAAGAGCGTGCTAAAGAGGAGCTCAAGGATCCCACATTGAAGGAGGAGAGACTGGCGGAAAATGTCACACAAACTATAGAGTCGAAACGAGTGTTTGATGAGACTGTGAATGCTCCTGTTGAGGGAGACGACCAGTTTCAGAGCTACTTTGACGGCCGTCCTCCAAAGGTCCTTATCACTACTAATAAGAATGCTCATAAGGAGGCATACGAGTTCAGCgagctgttgctggagaTTCTTCCTGGATACTCGAATTTCGTGAAAAGAAAACCTCAGTTCGAAATGAAGGATATTGCCAAGTTCTGTGCCAATAGAAATTATACTGATGTGATTGTCATTAACGAGGATAAAAAGGCCGTCAATGGACTTACTTTTATGCATTTACCCGAGGGTCCTACATTCTACTTTTCCGTCAGCTCTTTGGTTAAGACCGAGAGAATTTCCGGTCATGGACGTGCTACTGCCCATATTCCCGAGTTAATCCTTAATAATTTCAGCACCCGTTTGGGTCAGACTGTTGGACGGTTGTTCCAGTCTTTGTTCCCTCACCGTCCTGAATTTGAAGGTCGACAGGTTGTCACATTGCATAACCAGCGAgatttcatcttctttagACGCCATAGATATTTGTTCAAAAACGAGGAGCGTGTGGGTCTGCAAGAACTGGGTCCTCAGTTTACCTTGCGCCTGAGAAGGGTTCAAAAGGGTATTCGTGACGAGATCGAATGGCAGCACAGACCGGAAATGGAcaaggaaaagaaaaagttcTATCTATAA
- the CYM1 gene encoding Cym1p (Lysine-specific metalloprotease of the pitrilysin family; metalloprotease of the intermembrane space; degrades proteins and presequence peptides cleaved from imported proteins; required for normal mitochondrial morphology; GO_component: GO:0005758 - mitochondrial intermembrane space [Evidence IEA]; GO_component: GO:0005758 - mitochondrial intermembrane space [Evidence IDA] [PMID 15772085]; GO_component: GO:0005739 - mitochondrion [Evidence IEA]; GO_component: GO:0005739 - mitochondrion [Evidence IDA] [PMID 14562095]; GO_component: GO:0005739 - mitochondrion [Evidence IDA] [PMID 14576278]; GO_component: GO:0005739 - mitochondrion [Evidence IDA] [PMID 15606766]; GO_component: GO:0005739 - mitochondrion [Evidence IDA] [PMID 16823961]; GO_function: GO:0003824 - catalytic activity [Evidence IEA]; GO_function: GO:0016787 - hydrolase activity [Evidence IEA]; GO_function: GO:0046872 - metal ion binding [Evidence IEA,IEA]; GO_function: GO:0004222 - metalloendopeptidase activity [Evidence IDA] [PMID 15606766]; GO_function: GO:0004222 - metalloendopeptidase activity [Evidence IMP] [PMID 15772085]; GO_function: GO:0008237 - metallopeptidase activity [Evidence IEA]; GO_function: GO:0008233 - peptidase activity [Evidence IEA]; GO_process: GO:0006508 - proteolysis [Evidence IEA,IEA]; GO_process: GO:0006508 - proteolysis [Evidence IDA] [PMID 15606766]; GO_process: GO:0051603 - proteolysis involved in cellular protein catabolic process [Evidence IMP] [PMID 15772085]), with translation MLRLKDAGRQLRLWSGGRRLYSSQSLRVGDGVSGFRVDRVVEVPKLDMTAVELSHAGTGARHLHVNRKDTNNVFAIGFKTLPPDHSGLPHILEHTTLCGSNKFPVRDPFFKMLTRSLANYMNALTGVDYTFYPFATTNGKDFANLQQVYLDSVYDPLLRELDFRQEGWRLEHDVPEDKESPLMFKGVVYNEMKGQLSNPAYLFYIRFFQAIYPSLQFSGGDPAHMTALEYKDLVNFHNTRYHPSNSFSFSYGSLPLTEALDPVAKAIEKRAEKSGLEGAVNSGKESIPQRPEPISLDKNTEIEVEGPIDPTVDPNKQYKVSLSWIVGDSNDLKSTIAWKVLGTLLTDGHASPFYKALIDSGIGTDFSVNTGLEETPAKNIFTIGLQGLTKEAVPQFEKAVANVFADIAENGIPKERLEAVLNQAELADREVDAGFGMDLVSRLFPRVFNDPRNYLDLLDNEKILSSFRTQYNENPALFQDLVKSKLVSGPFLKFSMVPSATFDQNLVEQEKKQLQDKIDSLTEEDRVQIFNSGLDLLENQKAQEDISSLPSLATEDISLQATKIDVKKIDDAVVDSVQNPVRIFTRETGTQGLTYLHLFKNISNKVPKELYPYLSLFSSAMNNVGTSDYSMSELENIIRLNTGGVSSSLMIRTAPQALQAKKLDDLQLLLTLGGSSLDEKSSYLYDILLQILVKADFTNIEKLRPLIQSSAANALNSLSDSGHRFAMGHARSGMSAKSYLEEQLSGMEQIKFIIKLSKLDDKALLETVVPKLQQIQAIVAQSSGLEAGLTFTPSQTTLNNNISHLTNFVKTLSKAKSNDSSSVLTGLENRSTHLKTQFQLPFQVSYVGAAIQGASYFDQDSAALQILSNLLTHRYLHTEIREKGGAYGGGASYSAMDGVLAFYSYRDPNPLNTIETIGNTGRWAVAKEWTERDLREAKLSIFQGIDAPISPRSEISYELYYGLTNEMRQARREALLGVSVKDISAVAEKYLLNTVDNLGSDKASLTVLGPSRSEFTEEQGWNVVDPESN, from the coding sequence ATGTTGCGATTGAAAGATGCTGGTAGGCAGTTGAGGCTGTGGTCGGGTGGCAGGAGACTGTACTCGTCGCAGTCGTTGCGTGTTGGAGATGGTGTTAGCGGGTTTAGGGTCGATAGAGTGGTTGAGGTGCCGAAACTGGACATGACGGCGGTGGAGCTGTCTCATGCTGGGACTGGTGCTCGCCATTTGCATGTTAATAGAAAGGATACGAATAATGTTTTCGCGATTGGGTTTAAGACGCTGCCTCCAGATCACAGCGGTTTGCCTCATATTCTGGAACATACCACTTTGTGTGGATCGAATAAGTTCCCGGTGAGAGACCCCTTTTTCAAGATGCTGACGAGATCTCTGGCCAATTATATGAACGCTTTGACTGGTGTTGATTATACGTTTTATCCGTTTGCTACTACGAATGGCAAGGATTTTGCCAATTTACAGCAGGTTTATTTGGATTCGGTGTATGATCCGCTGTTGAGAGAACTGGATTTCCGCCAGGAGGGCTGGCGTTTAGAGCACGATGTTCCCGAGGATAAAGAGAGTCCTCTTATGTTCAAGGGTGTCGTTTATAATGAGATGAAAGGACAGTTGTCGAATCCGGCTTATCTGTTTTATATCCGCTTTTTCCAAGCCATATATCCTAGTTTACAGTTTAGTGGAGGTGATCCTGCTCATATGACTGCTCTGGAGTATAAGGATTTGGTCAATTTCCATAACACCAGATACCATCCATCGAACTCGTTTTCTTTCTCGTATGGAAGTTTGCCGTTGACTGAGGCTTTAGATCCTGTGGCTAAGGCAATTGAGAAGAGAGCTGAGAAGAGTGGACTGGAGGGTGCTGTTAATAGTGGTAAGGAGTCTATTCCACAGCGTCCTGAACCTATTTCTCTTGATAAGAATACTGAAATAGAAGTCGAGGGACCCATTGATCCTACTGTGGATCCTAATAAGCAGTATAAGGTCTCGTTGTCGTGGATTGTTGGAGATTCGAATGATCTCAAGAGTACTATTGCATGGAAGGTGCTGGGCACTCTGTTGACAGATGGCCATGCTTCGCCATTCTATAAGGCTCTTATTGATTCTGGTATTGGTACTGATTTCTCGGTGAATACCGGGTTAGAAGAAACACCTGCCAAGAACATTTTCACTATTGGTTTGCAGGGACTTACTAAAGAAGCGGTTCCTCAGTTTGAAAAGGCAGTTGCCAATGTCTTTGCCGACATTGCTGAGAACGGAATTCCTAAAGAGCGATTAGAAGCCGTTTTGAACCAAGCTGAGTTGGCTGACCGTGAAGTAGATGCTGGGTTTGGCATGGATCTGGTGTCAAGATTGTTCCCCCGAGTTTTTAACGACCCTCGTAATTACTTGGATCTTCTTGATAACGAGAAGATTCTCAGTTCGTTCAGAACCCAGTATAATGAGAATCCCGCTCTTTTCCAGGATTTGGTGAAATCTAAACTAGTGTCTGGACCATTTTTGAAGTTTTCGATGGTTCCATCTGCCACTTTTGACCAAAACCTTGTCgagcaagaaaagaaacaactTCAAGATAAAATCGATTCTttgactgaagaagatagaGTTCAAATTTTTAATAGCGGTTTAGATCTTCTCGAGAACCAAAAGGCTCAAGAAGATATTTCATCGTTGCCATCGTTGGCCACTGAAGATATTTCTCTTCAAGCCACCAAAATCGACGTCAAGAAAATTGacgatgctgttgttgattctgTCCAGAACCCAGTTCGAATTTTCACTCGCGAGACTGGAACTCAAGGATTAACCTACTTGCATCTGTTCAAGAATATTTCCAACAAAGTCCCTAAGGAGCTGTATCCCTATTTGTCGCTGTTTTCCAGTGCCATGAATAATGTCGGCACTAGTGACTACTCCATGTCAGAGCTCGAGAATATTATCAGACTCAACACTGGTGGAGTCTCTTCATCACTTATGATCAGAACTGCTCCTCAAGCACTCCAGGCTAAGAAGTTGGATGATCTCCAATTATTACTTACCTTGGGTGGTTCTAGTTTGGATGAAAAGTCGTCTTACCTTTATGATATCCTACTTCAAATTCTGGTGAAAGCTGATTTCACCAATATTGAAAAGCTACGACCTCTTATTCAGTCCAGTGCTGCCAACGCTCTAAACTCGTTATCCGATAGCGGTCATAGGTTTGCCATGGGACATGCCAGATCGGGTATGTCTGCTAAATCATACCTCGAAGAGCAGTTGAGTGGTATGGAACAGATCAAGTTTATTATCAAGTTATCCAAACTTGACGACAAGGCTCTATTAGAGACAGTTGTGCCCAAACTTCAACAGATTCAAGCCATTGTCGCTCAGTCTAGTGGTCTAGAGGCTGGTTTGACATTCACACCAAGTCAAACAACTCttaacaacaacattagTCATTTGACTAATTTTGTCAAGACGCTGTCTAAGGCAAAATCCAACGACTCGTCCTCTGTATTAACAGGACTTGAGAATAGATCAACTCATCTCAAGACTCAGTTCCAACTTCCATTCCAAGTCAGCTATGTCGGAGCAGCTATCCAAGGAGCAAGCTATTTCGACCAGGACAGTGCAGCTCTTCAAATCCTTAGCAACCTCCTCACTCATAGATATTTGCACACTGAAATCCGTGAAAAGGGTGGTGCCTACGGTGGAGGAGCTTCATACTCGGCTATGGATGGTGTTTTGGCATTCTACTCATACCGTGATCCAAACCCTCTCAACACTATTGAAACTATTGGCAATACTGGAAGATGGGCTGTTGCTAAAGAATGGACTGAAAGAGATCTCCGTGAAGCCAAACTAAGTATATTCCAAGGCATTGATGCACCTATCAGTCCTAGATCAGAGATATCCTATGAACTTTACTACGGTTTGACAAATGAAATGCGTCAAGCTCGTCGCGAGGCGTTACTGGGTGTTTCAGTTAAGGATATTAGTGCAGTTGCTGAGAAGTATTTGTTGAACACTGTTGACAATTTGGGAAGCGACAAGGCCTCTTTGACAGTTCTTGGTCCATCTAGAAGCGAGTTTACAGAGGAGCAAGGATGGAATGTTGTTGACCCAGAGAGTAACTAA